A genomic region of Trifolium pratense cultivar HEN17-A07 linkage group LG3, ARS_RC_1.1, whole genome shotgun sequence contains the following coding sequences:
- the LOC123917204 gene encoding agamous-like MADS-box protein MADS1 produces the protein MELPNESGEGSAQKKLGRGKIEIKRIENTTNRQVTFCKRRNGLLKKAYELSVLCDAEVALVVFSTRGRLYEYANNSVRATIERYKKACAASTNTESVSEANTQFYQQESSKLRRQIRDIQNLNRHILGEALGSLSLKELKNLEGRLEKGLSRVRSRKHETLMADVEFMQKREIELQNHNNYLRTKIAEHERAQQQQQNLMPETMCESLPSQTYDRNFFPVNLLGSDQQQYSRQDQTALQLV, from the exons ATGGAGCTTCCAAATGAAAGTGGAGAAGGATCTGCTCAAAAGAAATTGGGAAGaggaaaaattgaaattaagagaATTGAGAATACAACCAATAGGCAAGTCACTTTTTGCAAACGACGCAACGGATTGTTGAAGAAAGCCTATGAATTATCTGTACTTTGTGATGCTGAAGTTGCTCTCGTTGTCTTCTCAACCCGCGGTCGCTTGTATGAGTATGCTAACAACAG TGTTAGAGCAACTATTGAAAGGTACAAAAAAGCATGTGCTGCTTCCACTAATACAGAATCTGTATCTGAAGCTAATACCCAg TTTTACCAGCAAGAATCATCGAAATTGAGGAGACAAATTCGAGATATTCAGAATCTAAATAG ACATATCCTTGGTGAAGCTTTGGGATCTCTGAGTCTCAAGGAACTAAAGAATCTTGAGGGTAGATTGGAGAAAGGTTTAAGCAGAGTTAGATCTAGAAAG CATGAGACGTTGATGGCTGATGTGGAGTTCATGCAAAAGCGg GAAATTGAGCTACAAAACCACAACAATTATCTTCGAACTAAG ATAGCTGAACATGAAAGAGCTCAACAACAGCAGCAAAATTTGATGCCAGAAACAATGTGTGAGTCCTTACCTTCACAAACATATGACCGAAATTTCTTTCCGGTTAATCTTCTTGGATCGGATCAGCAGCAGTATTCGCGTCAAGACCAAACTGCTCTCCAACTTGT GTGA